CCAATACTGTTTTTTTGAATTGTTCTTCGGATATTTTATTCAGTATTTTTTTTCCGATAAAAGTGCCAATGATGCTTACGACCAACAATATCGGAATCAGATACAAATCATCTTTGTGGATATAACCATTCAATCCGTAAACGACAGTTCTGCTGCTGTCAATAGCCAAATCAATAATGGCGGAAGTAGCTATGAAAACTTCCATTTTTAAATTAAAAGCCGCCAAAGTTATACCTCTGATGGCACCACCGGTTCCCAGAATTCCGGCAATAAACCCTGAAGCTATGCCGCCGCTAACACTGTTTAAGGTAGTGGGTTGAATCACGATGTTTTTAAAAATGAGGAACGTTAAGCTTAAGAGGATTAAGAAGACTGCTAAGCCCATTTCCAACCACTTAGTGGCAATGAATTGACTTAAATAAGCACCAAGAATAACAAACACAACGGCCGGAACGCCCAGGCTGACAATCAGTTTTTTATCAAAGCCTTTATGAAAAAAACTAATTTTGGTCACATTACTTAGTACATGAAACATGGCGGTAACACCCAGCACAGAATGAAAGTCCAAAAAGTAACTGGCTATCGGAATAAAAAACAAAGATGAGCCAAAACCACCAACCGTCCCAAGGACTTCGGCTAAGAGTGCCAGCAGTATAAAATAAACGAGATAATCCAATTGTGACTGGTTTTAGAAGCAAAATTAAAGGTACTGAAAAGTGCTTAAACCGTCAT
Above is a genomic segment from Flavobacterium phycosphaerae containing:
- a CDS encoding sulfite exporter TauE/SafE family protein; translation: MDYLVYFILLALLAEVLGTVGGFGSSLFFIPIASYFLDFHSVLGVTAMFHVLSNVTKISFFHKGFDKKLIVSLGVPAVVFVILGAYLSQFIATKWLEMGLAVFLILLSLTFLIFKNIVIQPTTLNSVSGGIASGFIAGILGTGGAIRGITLAAFNLKMEVFIATSAIIDLAIDSSRTVVYGLNGYIHKDDLYLIPILLVVSIIGTFIGKKILNKISEEQFKKTVLVLILITGIITAIRVIQTI